DNA from Aggregatimonas sangjinii:
ACTTTCCCGTTCTAAAATCTATCTTGCATTGGCCCTGCTCCTTGCAGTGCTGTTGTTCGGAGTTTTGGGATATCGATTTATTGCTGAATACACTTGGGTCGAGGCGCTTTATATGACTGTGATTACCATGGCCACTGTCGGTTTTAAGGAAGTGCGCCCTCTTGATACGGGCGCACAGATTTTTACCGTACTTTTAATTTTATGCAGTGTTTTTATATTGGGCTTCGCGATTTCGGTAATTTCAGAATATATATTGAGCCGAAATTCCATGCAACTTTTAAAAAAGAAGAGGGTGAAAAATAAAATCAAAAATCTATCTGAGCACGTGATACTTTGCGGGTATGGGAGAAACGGGATGCAGGCGTCAGAGCGTTTGAACGCTTACAAAAAACCCTTTGTCGTGGTTGAACGGGATAAGGAGATTATCGAGCGATATGAGCAAGAAGTACTTTTTGTCGAGGGCGATGCCAATGATGATGAAGTATTAAGAGAGGCGGGCATTGAACAAGCCCACTATTTAATCTGTGCATTGCCCGATGATGCTGCGAATCTTTTTGTAGTGCTCTCGGCGCGACAATTGAATGTTAAATTATTCATTATCAGTAGAGCCTCTTTGGTAACATCACAAAAAAAATTGCTACTAGCTGGTGCGAACAAGGTCATCATGCCGGACAAGATCGGCGGGGATCATATGGCATCGTTAGTGGTCATGCCAGATTTGATAACATTTATGGACAAATTGGGTACCGAAGGAGAGCATACGACTAATCTTGAGGAGGTACCCATAGAGGACTTTAGGGACCAAGTGGATTGTAACTCCTTACGAGATCTGGATTTAAGAAAACGAACCGGCTGTACCATCATAGGCTATATAGCCCCCGATGGAGAGTATATCATCAATCCCGAAGCCGATTTACAATTACAACCCAAAAGCAAGGTCATCGTCCTGGGCAGACCCGAGCAAATTCGTAAACTGAATGAAATGTTTCACATTGCCTAAAGTTAATGTGAACCATTAATTTGATTGTAATGTTAATTTTTATGATATTGTGCAGCTAACAAACCTGTCATGACGGCGGGCAGGCTCGTAAACTAAACCAAAACCGATATGATGAAGTATAAACTTCTACTGATTGCTACCCTAATTTCTCCCATTCTTACCACCGCACAGGAAACCACCGAAAAAGGTCTTGACGAAAAAGTAAACGATGCATTTATGCCCTTCGCTACGTGGTGGGAAAACACCGTTTTAACATCCATTCCCATAGCAGGCTACGACATTCCCATCGTATTGATTTTATTGATTCTGGGCGCCACTTTTTTCACCATTTATTTTAAGTTTCCAGGTATTTCGAAGTTTCCACTGGCGATTAACGTCGTACGAGGGAAATACGAAGAAATCGAAAAATATGGGCTTGAGAAGGTAGAGCAACATATGACCGAAGATGGCGATATTCCCGACACGATTCGCGATGAAAGCGAAGAAGGGGAGGTAAGTCATTTTCAAGCCTTGGCAACAGCAGTGTCCGGTACCGTAGGTTTAGGTAATATCGCTGGTGTTGCAGTAGCGATTGCGCTTGGTGGTCCTGGTGCCACTTTTTGGATGATCGTTTGTGGCTTGATAGGAATGTCGACAAAATTCGTAGAGTGTACACTTGGGGTCAAGTACCGTGACGTTGGTCCGGACGGGACCGTGTATGGGGGGCCGATGTATTACCTTTCCAAAGGGC
Protein-coding regions in this window:
- a CDS encoding potassium channel family protein produces the protein MLQLSRSKIYLALALLLAVLLFGVLGYRFIAEYTWVEALYMTVITMATVGFKEVRPLDTGAQIFTVLLILCSVFILGFAISVISEYILSRNSMQLLKKKRVKNKIKNLSEHVILCGYGRNGMQASERLNAYKKPFVVVERDKEIIERYEQEVLFVEGDANDDEVLREAGIEQAHYLICALPDDAANLFVVLSARQLNVKLFIISRASLVTSQKKLLLAGANKVIMPDKIGGDHMASLVVMPDLITFMDKLGTEGEHTTNLEEVPIEDFRDQVDCNSLRDLDLRKRTGCTIIGYIAPDGEYIINPEADLQLQPKSKVIVLGRPEQIRKLNEMFHIA